A window of Ardenticatenales bacterium genomic DNA:
GTGGCGCCCACCAGCACCTGATGCAACGCGCGCGGTTTCATGGCGTGTATCCCAGTTTGATGAGGTGCCCGTCGAAGGTGTCGGCGACGTAGAGTTCACCGTCGCTACCCTGGCCGAAGGTGGTGATGTTGTGGCCGACTTCGCCGAGTTTACGCATTTGCCACGTCCCTGCCGGCGCGGCGGAAAGTCCCCAGACGCCGCCGCCGCAGAAGTCGGCGAAGAGGTAGGTTCCCTGCAAAGCGGGGTATTGCGTGCCACGGTAAACGTAGCCGCCGGTGATGGCGCAGTTGCCGGCATCGTGCGCATACACCGCCGCCGGAAACGTAAACGAGGCTTCTTCGCCACACCCATCCAGATTCAGGGGCGCGAACCCTTCGTAGCAGCGCCAGCCAAAGTTGAGGCCACCGGGAGTAGATGCCGGCAAAACGTCCACCTCCTCCCAACTACTCTCGCCCACGTCGCCGATATACAGGTCGCCCGTGCCGGCATCAAAACTGATGCGCCACGGATTGCGGAACCCGACCTGCCATATCTCGCCATACGCCCCGTCCACCCCCACAAACGGATTGTCCGCGGGAATGGCGTAAGGCTCGCCCCCGTCCACGTCCAGCCGCAAAATCTTGCCTACGAGGTAATCGGGCCGCTGCGCGAAATCGACGCCCGTGCCGTAACCGCCATCCCCCAGGCTGATGTAGAGGTAGCCGTCGGGGCCGAAGGCCAGGTCGCCGCCCTGGTGCGCGGCATTGTACTGCGTCACGGTGAGCAGGGGGGTTTCGCTGCCCGCGTCCGCCGCGTCCGGGTTGTCGCCACTGACGGTGAAACGGGACAGAAC
This region includes:
- a CDS encoding PQQ-dependent sugar dehydrogenase, with amino-acid sequence MKKQANLWLFLCVGLVGLLGFSRSWLTRLEASSAADFRVYLPHFRATGGIWGTTFATGLAQPTSIKNDGTDRLYVTEREGTIRIIEADGTLLSNLFLDISDEVNANFTEQGLLGLAFHPDYAGNGRFYLTYTNQSGDVVLSRFTVSGDNPDAADAGSETPLLTVTQYNAAHQGGDLAFGPDGYLYISLGDGGYGTGVDFAQRPDYLVGKILRLDVDGGEPYAIPADNPFVGVDGAYGEIWQVGFRNPWRISFDAGTGDLYIGDVGESSWEEVDVLPASTPGGLNFGWRCYEGFAPLNLDGCGEEASFTFPAAVYAHDAGNCAITGGYVYRGTQYPALQGTYLFADFCGGGVWGLSAAPAGTWQMRKLGEVGHNITTFGQGSDGELYVADTFDGHLIKLGYTP